Sequence from the Dehalococcoidales bacterium genome:
ACTGAACTTGCTCTGGATAAACTGGCGGATGTCATCTTTACTGCAACCACCTTTAGCCATAAAAACTGCTGCTGCCACTGCTTGGGCGCCCTTGATGCCCTCGGGATGATTATGAGTAACAATTGCGCTGGCTTTTGCGTGTGTCAATACTTCTTCAATTGTATCAAAAGCAAAGCCCGCCGGGCTTACTCGCATGGCAGAACCATTACCAAAACTGTTGTAGGGCTGGTAGCTGTTACTGACGAGCCATTTAGAAAACCTTTCACCATAACCGGCACCGGGAAATTTACGCCCATATTCCTTTAGATAACATTCATACTGGCCATTGTTTAGTATACAATCGGCAATGGCAATCGTAAGAACACTATCATCGGTGAAGGTGGAGTCATCGGTAAACAAGGGAAATTCGGTGGTTTTTACCGGTTTGAATTCACGAGAAGAACCTATTATATCTCCTGCTATAGCACCTAGCATGGTTTGATTATGGCATTGGGTAAAATCTTCGTCAATATCTTTGTTGTGGTTCTGC
This genomic interval carries:
- a CDS encoding ADP-ribosylglycohydrolase family protein; its protein translation is MLGAIAGDIIGSSREFKPVKTTEFPLFTDDSTFTDDSVLTIAIADCILNNGQYECYLKEYGRKFPGAGYGERFSKWLVSNSYQPYNSFGNGSAMRVSPAGFAFDTIEEVLTHAKASAIVTHNHPEGIKGAQAVAAAVFMAKGGCSKDDIRQFIQSKFSYNLSQKLDDIRPNYSFDVTCQGSVPQSIIAFLESENYEDAVRKAISLGGDADTMACITGGIAEAYYGEVPKSIAVEVRRLLDIRLMDVVDEFYESFAFSD